The sequence below is a genomic window from Anaerocolumna chitinilytica.
AAAGACGAGAAAGTATTTATTGCCGGTGACAATATGTATTATGTTCCGGAAGGTGAAGAACGTCCTGTTCCCCAGATGGTTGAGAACTGTGAGCAGTGTGCAGACACTATTGCGCACAATATAGTTTGTTCAGTAACCGGACAGGGTGAGATGGAAGTTTACAAACCTGCATTCCACGGTGTTATGGTTAGTATCGGAGGAAGATACGGTGTGGCACAGGTAGGTTTACCGAATCACATGTTCAGTCTGGCATCATTCTTCGCTATGTTTACAAAGCATTTCATTAATATTATTTATTTTATTCAGGTACTTGGATGGAATAAGATATTCAGCTATATAAAACATGAGTTCTTTACAGTAAGAAACTGCAGAAGCTTTGTGGGAGGACATTTCTCCAACAGAACACCTAGTTTCCTTTTAGTAGCTTTAAGAGTATGGCTTGGAGCCGTATGGGTTTATGAAGGTATTATGAAGATTGTTGAAGGCTGGTTTACCGGAAGTAAATTAACAGATTTCTTCGGCGGCGCCAATACTTGGTATAACAGTATCTTAAATGCAGCATCAAACGTAGCTACCAAAGCTGTTGAAAGCGGAGCAGCAGATGCAACTTCTTCTGCAACAGCAAGCGGCGGCGGGGAAGGAGCAGCACAGGCAGTAGGCCAGGTGTTAGTACATTTTAATATTCTTGGGTTAGTTAAAGTTATTTTTGTAAGCGGTAAGACATTGGCAGAGTCCACATTAAATGACCTGGCATTCAAATTAGATATTCCGCTTATGAACTGGTTTGTAAATCATCTTATTTTACCGAACAACGGAATGCAGATGTTTATGCAGATATTTATCGTAATAGCAGAAATTTTAATCGGTCTTGCATTAATCGGCGGACTTCTTACAGGTCCTGCAGCAGCTGTTTCCTTAGTACTTCAATTTATGTTTGTCTGCACAACTGGCTTATATTTAAACACTTTCTGGATGATATTTGCAGGCATCGCGATGTTAATCGGTGCAGGAAGAACCTTTGGTCTGGATTACTATGCAATGCCCGGACTTAAGAAATGGTGGAAGAAATTACCTATAGTAAGAAAGTTGTACATTTATAATGATTAATAATAAGACACACAGTCAAAGCGATATAACCCTTTTATCTGCTGAGGAAGCCACAAAGGCTGCAATCGAGGAGATGGACCGTGCCATAGCACGGTCCCCAAGGGTTGTTCGCGGATATATAACTCATTTGCTCTCATCCAGGGGCAAATATATTCGTGCAGGAGCACTTATCATCTGCAGTCAGAACGAAGAAGGGTTGGTTCATCCGAATGCAGTTAAGATGGCGGCGGCTATAGAAGTACTACATCTGGCTACGTTGGTACATGATGATGTGATAGATGATGCGGATTTACGCCGGGGCGAGCTGACGCTGCAAAAGAAGTTTGGTAAAAAAACGGCTGTAATATGCGGTGATTATCTTCTATGCACTGCCCTTATGTTAGCGGCTTCCATTACTGAGAAAGAAAAATATCTGAGTCTTGCACTTCCTGACTATGCAGGTAAAATATGCACTGGGGAATTGGAACAATATATTAATAATTTTAATCTGAATCTCTCGGTTTATCAGTATTTAAAGATTATTTCAGGCAAAACAGCGGCATTATTTGAGGCTTCTTTTTATGCAGGTGCGGTTCTTGCGGACTATGATAAAAAGGAATGCAACCGCTACAAACAGTTGGGCTTTAATATCGGAATGATATTTCAGTTGACAGATGATTTAATGGATTTTGAATCCACCAAGGAAAAAAGCATGAAACCGGTGCAATCGGATTATGAGCAAGGTGTTATAACCCTCCCGCTTATACATGCCTTAAAGAATGAAGTTGATTTTAAGCAAAAGGCGGAGAAGAAGGATATCTCAAGACAGGAGATAAATGATGCCGTCAATCGTTCCGGAGGACTTAAGGCCACCAGACACATTGTCGATAAGTACTATAAGAAATCCTTAAAGATAATGGATGAATTGTCACTGAATCCTGTAAAAAAAGAAAAGCTTACAGAAATATTAAATAAAGCTTCCCGTTTAGATTAAGGAGCAAAAGCAGATGATAAAACGGTTTTTTGAATATGTAGAAATCCGGACTAAAATTACCAGTCTCTTTGCATTTGCCATGTCAATTGGTGTTTTACTCTATCAGGGTGAATCAATTCAGGTAATGATTACACTGGTATTCTTTTGCTCCATGTTTTTGATAGATATTGCTACTACAGCAATTAATAATTATATAGATACCAAGGATGGTAACCAGCTGCTCCCCTTTCAGAGAAGAACAGCGCTGCATATTATATATGCGCTGCTGATTTCCGGTGGGATACTGGGAATCTACTTGGCTTACCGTACTGATTTGGTTGTTTTATTTGTCGGAGGGCTTTGTTTTTTGTGTGGTGTGTTATATACCTATGGCCCGGTACCCATATCAAGACAGCCTTTAGGAGAACTTCTTTCCGGTATCTTTTACGGTTTGTTTATTCCGTTTTTAATGTTTTACATTAATTCACCGGCAGGAACCTTTTTAAGCTATAGCATAAGCTTGGAAGAAGTTAGTATAAGTTTTCATATCATACCGATTCTTAAACTTTTCCTGGTTGCTGTGATTCCATTTTGCTGCACAGCGAATATCATGCTGGCAAATAACATTTGTGATGTAGAAAAGGATATTTTGGTAAAACGGCATACCCTGCCTTATTATATTGGTAAAAAATCAATTGGATTATTTGCCGGGCTTTATTACATTTGTTACGCTGGTATTATTTTAATGTGTATTGTTAAAATATTATCACCATTGTGCTTACTGGCACTACTTACCCTGTACCCGGTAGAGAAAAACATCAGGGAATTCAAGAAAAAACAAGTAAAAAGTGAGACCTTTGTGGTTTCTATAAAGAATTATATTGCAATTATGGGCAGCCTTACAATACTTGTATTTATTAGTTTGCTGCTTCCCTAATTAGAATGATTAAGGCTAATCAGATTTTGTGTTTTAAAAGTGTTTATTTTTATCAGCAAATGCTGGTATTAAAATAAAAAAATAATCATATTATGGAGGATAAAATTTATGAAAAAAGGCTTAGCACTTGTATTATGCATGACTTTAGTGCTTTCTGCTTTGACAGCTTGCGGTAAGAGCAGCGGTTCTAAAGGCGAAGCAATTAAAACTGGTCTTGGTATAATTACACACGTATCAAGTTCAACCAATGCAGGAGACGAAGATGGTCTCGCTGAGACAGATTCTTATGTTGCTGCTGTAACTGTTGGTTCTGATGGAAAGATTATCGAGTGTAAACTTGATGCTGCTCAGACAAAAATCAACTTTTCTAAAGAAGGAAAACTTACAACTGATTTAGCTACAGTTATGAAGTCAAAACAGGAACTGAAAGAAGAATACGGTATGAAGGGCAGCTCTTCAATCGGTAAAGAGTGGAATGAGCAGGCTGATGCATTCGCAAAATATTGTGTTGGAAAAACTTTAGATGAAGTTAAAGGTATTGCCGTAACAGATGAAGGTAAAGCTAGTGATGCTGATCTTTCTTCTTCTGTAACAGTACATGTTGGTGATTTTATTGCCGTTGTTGCTAAAGCTGTTGCAAATGCACAGGATTTAGGTGCAAAATCCGGAGATAAATTAGGATTCGGCGTTAATACAACAATTGATAAGTCCACAGATGCTGCAGCAGATACTGATGGTGTAGCTGAAGCTTATTCTTACTACACAGCAGTAACCGTTGATTCTTCCAAGAAGATCACAAGCTGTGCTATTGATGCTTCTATCGCTGATGTAAAATTCAATACAACAGGTACAATCACATCTGATATTTCTGCTGATGTTCAGTCTAAACAGGAATTAAAAGATGCTTATGGTATGAAGCAGGCTTCCTCCATCGGCAAAGAGTGGTATGAAGAAGCAAATGCATTTGCTAAATATGCTACAGGTAAGACAATTGACCAGATCAAAGGTATTGCTGTAAGCGATGAAGGAACACCGAAGGACTCTGATCTTGCAAGTTCTGTAACAATACATATTGCACCTCTTTCTGGTGTAATCGAAAAAGCTGTAACAAACGCTCAGTAATTCGTAAAGGCGTAGCTTTAAGGGAGGTAGTTTGACTACCTCCCTATTTTAAACAGAGAATATATGTGATAGAACAATTTCAGGTTCTATAGAAATGGAGACTAACGTGGGAAAGCGGATTTTATGCTTGGCACTGATATTTATTAATGTAATTTCTCTCACCTCCTGTGCTTTTTCAAAGCCAAAAAGATATGAAGCGGAATTTCTGGTTTTATTTGATACGGTAACAAAAATAGTCGGTTATGCCGACAGCAAAAAAGAATTCGACAAAAATGCCCAAATGATCTATGATGAGCTTAAAATATATCATGAGTTGTATGACATCTATAACAATTATGACGGGATTAATAATATAAAAACAATTAACGATAATGCTGGTGTTAAACCGGTAAAAGTGGATAAGAAGTTATTGGACATGCTTGTATATGCCAAGAATGCTTATACTGAAACAGACGGCAAATTAAATATTGCTCTTGGAGCAGTTCTGCAGGTATGGCATAAATACAGGGAGGAAGGTATTAATGACCCTGAAAAGGCTAAACTTCCACCCATGGAGTTGCTGCAGGAAAAAAACAAACATACGAATATTGATAATCTGATTATTGATGAGAAGAATTCTACCGTATTCCTAAAAGATCCCGAAATGTCTCTTGATGTAGGAGGCGTAGGCAAGGGATATGCAACCGAACAGGTATGCCAATATGCTGAAGCTCATGGCTTTGCAAACGGTATGGTCAGCGTCGGAGGCAATGTCCGGGTTATCGGAAGCAGAGACGGTAAGGGAGAGCCTTGGCATGTAGGTATACAGAATCCGGATTTAAACAGTGAAAAGACGAATCTGCTGATTCTGAATCTAACAGAAGCATCTTTAGTATCCAGCGGTGACTATGAAAGATATTATATGGTTGACGGCAAAAAGTACCATCACATCATCGACCCTGTAACCTTAATGCCGTCAACGTATTTTACAGCAGTCACTATCGTATGCAAAGATTCCGGAATGGCAGATGCCTTTACGAAAGCAATTTATAACATGCCTTATGAGGATGGACTAAAGTTTGTAGCAGCGCATCCCCAGATACAAGCCCTTTGGGTATTCAAAAACGGAGACATCAAATATAGCCCTGGTTTTGCAAAATACATCAGAGAACAATAAGAATGTGAAAATTAAAAAGATAATTTTCACAGACATGTTTGCACCTGCGAAATCCTCGGTATAAACATGAGGT
It includes:
- a CDS encoding FAD:protein FMN transferase — encoded protein: MGKRILCLALIFINVISLTSCAFSKPKRYEAEFLVLFDTVTKIVGYADSKKEFDKNAQMIYDELKIYHELYDIYNNYDGINNIKTINDNAGVKPVKVDKKLLDMLVYAKNAYTETDGKLNIALGAVLQVWHKYREEGINDPEKAKLPPMELLQEKNKHTNIDNLIIDEKNSTVFLKDPEMSLDVGGVGKGYATEQVCQYAEAHGFANGMVSVGGNVRVIGSRDGKGEPWHVGIQNPDLNSEKTNLLILNLTEASLVSSGDYERYYMVDGKKYHHIIDPVTLMPSTYFTAVTIVCKDSGMADAFTKAIYNMPYEDGLKFVAAHPQIQALWVFKNGDIKYSPGFAKYIREQ
- a CDS encoding polyprenyl synthetase family protein, encoding MINNKTHSQSDITLLSAEEATKAAIEEMDRAIARSPRVVRGYITHLLSSRGKYIRAGALIICSQNEEGLVHPNAVKMAAAIEVLHLATLVHDDVIDDADLRRGELTLQKKFGKKTAVICGDYLLCTALMLAASITEKEKYLSLALPDYAGKICTGELEQYINNFNLNLSVYQYLKIISGKTAALFEASFYAGAVLADYDKKECNRYKQLGFNIGMIFQLTDDLMDFESTKEKSMKPVQSDYEQGVITLPLIHALKNEVDFKQKAEKKDISRQEINDAVNRSGGLKATRHIVDKYYKKSLKIMDELSLNPVKKEKLTEILNKASRLD
- a CDS encoding UbiA family prenyltransferase, which gives rise to MIKRFFEYVEIRTKITSLFAFAMSIGVLLYQGESIQVMITLVFFCSMFLIDIATTAINNYIDTKDGNQLLPFQRRTALHIIYALLISGGILGIYLAYRTDLVVLFVGGLCFLCGVLYTYGPVPISRQPLGELLSGIFYGLFIPFLMFYINSPAGTFLSYSISLEEVSISFHIIPILKLFLVAVIPFCCTANIMLANNICDVEKDILVKRHTLPYYIGKKSIGLFAGLYYICYAGIILMCIVKILSPLCLLALLTLYPVEKNIREFKKKQVKSETFVVSIKNYIAIMGSLTILVFISLLLP
- a CDS encoding NAD(P)/FAD-dependent oxidoreductase, which gives rise to MEKNIVIVGAGYSGILTAKKLAKRFKKNPDVTITIIDKNPFHTMLTELHEVAASRVDEDSIKISLKKVFAGRKVNVVIDTVASIDFTGKKVLGNTGEYKYDILVMAAGSKPTFYGVPGAEEFSYKLWSFDDAVMLRDRIHNVFRQASCETNIEERKKLLSFFVVGAGFTGVEMVGELAEYVPILCEKYEIDRKEVTLCDVDGLSRVIPNLTEKLSAKVARRLEKMGVSLIMNATVSAVGNDFIELKQGDKINHYTAGTVIWAAGIQSADITQEAGKNLELTRGARVQVDKYLRSTKDEKVFIAGDNMYYVPEGEERPVPQMVENCEQCADTIAHNIVCSVTGQGEMEVYKPAFHGVMVSIGGRYGVAQVGLPNHMFSLASFFAMFTKHFINIIYFIQVLGWNKIFSYIKHEFFTVRNCRSFVGGHFSNRTPSFLLVALRVWLGAVWVYEGIMKIVEGWFTGSKLTDFFGGANTWYNSILNAASNVATKAVESGAADATSSATASGGGEGAAQAVGQVLVHFNILGLVKVIFVSGKTLAESTLNDLAFKLDIPLMNWFVNHLILPNNGMQMFMQIFIVIAEILIGLALIGGLLTGPAAAVSLVLQFMFVCTTGLYLNTFWMIFAGIAMLIGAGRTFGLDYYAMPGLKKWWKKLPIVRKLYIYND